The Bacteroidota bacterium sequence GTGTGAATTCCGGGTAGAGAAGGTAAATCCACAAACAGGCATGAAGTAAAAAAGATGTGTTTCTTTTTCATTATAAAAATGGAACCTTAAATATACTGCAATAAATACAAAACTAAAACCATGGAAACTAAAATAAACAAGAAATCGATGAAATTCAATCAATTAAAGTCGAAATCCGTCATTTAATCGACCAAGTGAGATATCTGCTTTTATAAATTAATTATCGTCAGGTCATTGGATAATATCGAATAGTTTTCTTCCTGTTGAATCCTTTATTCAAATTTGGGCTGGATATCATATTGGTATATCAGCTCGATCAAAGAATATATCAGCAAAATTATAAATATATAAGGATTAAATACTATGATAACAATGATCATTAACACAGGTATTAAAAACTGTATCAAGGTAGCAACCCTGATGCTTGTCATGTTCAGTGTATGCTTTCAGGGCAAATCTTTTGGTCAAAGCCAGGCACAGGTTATCTCAACAGAGGGAATTGATATCCCGTATAAGAAATTTGTACTGGATAATGGTTTGACACTGATCGTTCATGAAGACCACAAAGCTCCAATTGTGGCAGTGGATATCTGGTATCATGTAGGCTCAAAGGATGAAAAACCGGGTAAAACAGGATTTGCTCATTTATTTGAGCACCTGATGTTCAATGGCAGTGAGCATTATAATTCGGATTATTTCAAGCCAGTGCAGGATGCCGGTGCATCGGAGGTGAATGGTTCGACCACAGAAGATCGTACCAATTATATTGATGTGTTTCCGACATTGGCTCTGGATTTTGTCCTCTGGATGGAGTCGGATCGTATGGGATTTCTGAAAGCTGCCATATCCCAGGAGCGGCTTGATGAGCAGAGGGGAATAGTACAAAACGAGGTACGTCAGGGTAAGAATGCCCCATATGGTGTGACGTTGGAATTAATCTGCAAGGGGGCATTTCCTCCAGGGCATCCATATTCATGGGATATCGGTGGAAGCCTTGAAGATCTGGGCGCTGCCAAGCTGGACGACGTTCATGAATGGTTCCGTACCTATTATGGTCCTAATAATGCGGTATTGGTGCTTGCCGGTGATATCACACCGGAAGTGGC is a genomic window containing:
- a CDS encoding pitrilysin family protein: MITMIINTGIKNCIKVATLMLVMFSVCFQGKSFGQSQAQVISTEGIDIPYKKFVLDNGLTLIVHEDHKAPIVAVDIWYHVGSKDEKPGKTGFAHLFEHLMFNGSEHYNSDYFKPVQDAGASEVNGSTTEDRTNYIDVFPTLALDFVLWMESDRMGFLKAAISQERLDEQRGIVQNEVRQGKNAPYGVTLELICKGAFPPGHPYSWDIGGSLEDLGAAKLDDVHEWFRTYYGPNNAVLVLAGDITPEVALEKVKKYFGDIPPGPPITKQKAWILKRSGSHHETAQDMVAQPRLYKIWNVPQWGTPEADYLDLISSILASGKSSRLYKRLVMDEQIATNVSAYNESREISGVFTVQVDLKPDVDLARAEQIVMEELNTFIKQGPTQNELLLVKNRIILGFIRGMEQIGGFSGKADILATCETFGGDPVL